The sequence below is a genomic window from Lolium perenne isolate Kyuss_39 chromosome 4, Kyuss_2.0, whole genome shotgun sequence.
CCTTGGAATCACCCAAATCTGCGTCCTCTCCGTTGGTGGCTTGGCTGCCCTCGCCGGACAGCTCCTCCAGCGACCTCCCGTTCGGCTCGGGAAGGAGACAGGTGAAAAGTATCCCCAACACATTGCACGCCGCGAGCACGAAGAGTGAGGCACGCACGCCGATACCCGACGGGTACCCGGTCTCCGCCTCATCGCTGCCGTCGGCCCTCTGCGAGGCGTACAAGAATCCAAACGACCCGACAATGGCCCCGACCTTGCCTGCCGCCGCCGATATCCCGTGACACGTCGTGCGGACGTGCGCCGGAAAAATCTCGGCCGGTATGATGAAGGTGGTACTGTTTGGCCCAAAGTTAGCAAAGAAGAAGGTGAAGGTGTACATGACCACCAGCCATATCCGCCGGCCAGGCTGCGTCAGGCTGTGGTAGAAGGTGGCCACGACGAGCATGAGGCCCTTCATCATGACGAACCCGAGGAACTGGATGGCCTTCCGGCCGACGACGTCGACGAATGCGATGGTGAACCAGTAGCCAGGGAGCGTGCCGCAGAGCGCGATGATGGCCTGCCCGCGGGCGACGCGGTACGTCTCCTCGAGCGCGCTCATGGTGCGCGCCTCGGGGACCCACTTGACGTCGTTAAAGATCTCCTCCTGGAGAATGTTCTGGGAGTAGAAGACGACATCCAGCACGAACCAGCAGGCGACGGCGCCGACGAGATGCAGGCCGTGGCGGCGGGCGAAGCGGCCGGAGAAGACCCCGTAGTCCTTGTCTTTGGTAATGATCTCGACCTTGTCCGGCTCGCCGCTGAACTCCACCTTGAGGACCTTGGACATGTCGCGCGCTGCTTTCTCGGCGTCGCGGGCGACCAGGGCCGTGTAGCGTGCCGTCTCCGGCATCATGACCCTCCAGCGGTAGGTGAAGACGGCGGGGATGGCGCCGAGCATGAGGATGATGCGCCACACGTAGTCTGCCTGCGGCGGGGTTGAGGCCAGGGGATCTTCCTCGTAAGCTGGGGGGTTGAAGCGCGCCTGGAACGTGGCCGACACGACCAAGGTGACAATGCAGCCCGCGAGAACGCCGAACCCTTCCATGGCGAAGACGGCTGCTATGAGGCTCCCCCGCGTCCTCTTGTTAGAGTACTCGGACATGATGGTGGCGGAGAGCGGGTAGTCTCCGCCAATGCCGACGCCGAGCCAGAACCGCCAGAAGCAGAGCGTGGCCATGACGCCCTCGGCGGTGTTTCCAAACGACAAGCCCGAGAGGAAGGACCCCATGATCATAAGCATGACAGTCttgccgtagaacttcttccggcCGACCTTGTCGCCGAGCCAGCCGAACAAGAGCTGCCCGACGATCATGCCGCAGAATGTGACTCCGGTGATGGCCGCATCCACCCGCGGCGGGAGCCTCCCGGGGTCTGCCCGTCCCGGCACATGGTAATAGATGCGCCCCAGGAGCCTGGTGACGAGGGTTATGCAGAAGAGGTCGTACGCGTCGGCGAAGAAGCCCATGCCGGCGATCACCACCGCCCACGCGTGGTACCTCTGCGTCCTTGCCTCGTCCAGCGCGTGAAGCACCTGCAGCTGCTCCCGCGCCATCGCCGGCCGTCTCTTGGACCGGTGGGTGGCCGGTGCAACGCAAGATGCGACAAGGTGCTTGTTTCAACTTTGTACAACAAAGAATGTGAGTTAATTAAGTGAACGACAAGCCGATCGAGCCACTCAGGGAGTTATATAACCTGGCAtattgctttgctttgtttagttATGGCatatatatgcaaatagaaacaaTGAGAAGATACGAGTGTTGTATAGCTGCATGTGGCTACCTTGCAGCATGTGTATGCACAAGACAAGGAACCTCCTGAACGCGTGGAGAAGGAACAAACGGGGATGGAGACTCCAAAGCACCGTTGAGTAGCCATGGTTCATTGCAGGGCCGGTGCAATGCGTCATATAGCTTCACACAATCGAATAAACGTTCGAACGGGGTGACGTTGGAAGCTAGCCGTGAGATCCTTGTGGAGAGCACCACACTCATGCCAAAACTGTTGCCGTGCTCAGTAGAACCAAATAGTTTGAGAAATATGTTTGTCCCATGCATGGGACCTCCCGTGCATGTTTGTGCTGTTGATTTCCTGCTTTAAGATTCGAACCACGCTATTACATTAGGTTTCATTACAAAACATTGTGTTTCAGTTTGGTCCGATCCAAGAGGCATTCTCAGTCTACTGTCTACTTTCTTGCAACTGTAACCGAAACGCCCTCTACAGTCTACTGTGCATAACaggaagaaaaaaaaaattgGCCTTTAGATTTTCTTCACCTTAAACCACATAGTAAGCCTAACACATGGTGGTTGTTATGGAGTACCCAAAGCATACCAACATAGTACAAATACACAAACAGGTTATGCAATGGTATGGGGATTTCATTTGACAATTCAAAATTTCACCCAACACTCAAAAATTAAAACAACTTTAAGGATAAGCTAAATCAAACATGAATGGAAATCTCGAGCAACATCATGCTGGTGCACTATTAAACGTGaagagcacaaaactaagatctgACATACAACTCTTTTCATTGCTGGTGATAACAAGAGGGTAACATCAGACACAACCAGATGATAACACAGGCATCACAACACGAACTAGAATCATCCTGCCACACCACTAGATGGCAATAGCACGCATAACTGCAGGTGTTGCTTGCAGAATCATGACCCAGTTCAACATTTGCTAACTACTACTCCAGTGCATGATCTGCAAGATCCCCATTCTTCCCCACCACCACCAgattcttctcctcctccaccgtcACGCCCTGATTTCTTTGCACGCAGCGTCGGCAAGAGAGCTGGGATGGCGGAGGTGTAGAGGGGAGGCACTGGTCAACGATGAGCAGGTGGAGGAAGGTCACGGCCTGGGCGCAGGGTGGCGGCGTGCCATCTGTTTCTTTGCTATATGAGCTGCCGACATTTTTACCTTAGCAGGATACATGGGCTTAGGAGGCTGAGCGGGTAGTGTCCGTCAGTCCAATATCGTGCTGCCCGTCCGCAATGCCGTTTAGCCGGACGCGGACAAACAGACTCACACGGACATCTGTTTCCACCTGCACGCTAAGCCACAATGCTTCCTGAACAGCTTTCTCAGCCTCAAAAATAAAGAGCACCAGTAACCTCATCCAGTAAAGAATTGATGGTGAGGAACGGAGAGCTTTATCTTGTGTTCCTCCGAACGCCCAGCCCAGCACAGTCAACCTATTATTATATACTATTTAGTTTGAATTAAACAGGTATGTCAGAAATGAAAAAATAAATAGACGAAATGCAGtcccaataacttctaagataaaATCATGTAAGTTGCCTGGGTTGCATACCCTTTTCCTAGTGAACTGATTGAAGTATGTGCATGAGCTATGTCGGCTGCGTACTCAATCTGGTAGGTTGTAGCAGATCTTCCATATGCTATATTTTCCTGAATGCTCAAGCCCAACAATGCTGCCATGCTGGTTCCTGGGACACAACCCACAACTCCTATTAGGCTTCTGAAACACTCTAGCTTCAAGTTCTTCATATCCTCTCCATCCGAAAGCACTTCATCTGCAACACATAACCACGAAAAAAAAGGTTGCAACTATAATACCTAAAGAACCCAGATACAAAAAAACTAAGGTTCGTGCAATTGCTCCATGAGAGGCATTATGCTGCTTTTACATGAACCATTTTGACCAACAAGAGGAACAGTCTGTCTAGCATGCATAGTAATGTAGAACCTAAAATCAGGATTTTGGGGCAGGAGAGGTAACTGAAGTAGACATTACAGAACTCGAATTTTCCTTGTACTGAAGATAAAGTACAACCATCCCGGTTTGCAGTAGAAATTGAATGTTTCATCATTTCATAGAGTCTGTATGCAACATAGAAGTTTGTTGCTGATTAAGTCCACTGCAAACAATGAAGAGCATTGGACAAGATGATTATCAGTGCAAAAGTGTACATGTAAGCAGATCTCTTACAATTAACATCCACTCAGAATAATATAGCAAACAGCCCAACTGCAATTTCACCACAATTGGCCGTTCCATGAGAGATAACAAACCTGCCGACCCAAAAGTTGCAAGGCACAAGAGCATATGGCAAGCACATATGTATATCCGAGACCAAGACCATCCAACAGACTTATCAGAATCCATAGCGCAGAGCTGCATGCTTGCAGTGAAGTCTCATAAGAATATTTTTCCCAGGGTCTTGTTTGTGGAGGAATGCAAAGTCCTAATGTATAAGATTGCCTGCAAAACAAGCAGTGCTCAGGTGGACATACGACTTCAGCTAGCTGATGGATGCAACTCTAGAAACCAAGCATACTCAGTTTGCAACTAACATTATCAATAAAAAGGTAGACATGTTTCACTTTCTTATTGGTACACAAGCAAGTTAAATATACCTGTTCAGCAAAGATTGCTGCCTCACCATATTTATCCTGAATATTTTCTGCCAGCTTGCAGAGAAATATGTTTGATATTCCTCCTGCAGCAACAATGAAGGGTCCAGCCATCCAGTAACCAAAGTCAAACGAACTATATGCACAGTATACCAACCAATGATATGATCACCAAAAAAATGTAGCCATGCTGTGGAATGGACTATATAACAGCAAGACAAACTCTAGAATGGTTCAACAGACTATATAACATGTATGTAATTACGCACGCAATTCATTATAAACAATTAAGAAGgttcagcaaaaaaaaaaaactcacttTCTCACTCAGAGAAGACTGAATGAGCAAGACATCAACACAGCACTTGACTGACCATACAGTACCAAGGAAACATCTGAGGTGGCCGTCAAAGTCCACATAGCTTCACCAGCATTGTGCAAGCTCCACCTACATGCATGCACTACATATCCTATTGGGACTACGTAGCATATATGGGGGCGGTACCTTTTTTTGCACAACTAGACCAAGTACAGCACAAGCTTCCATCTCGACATTAGGTAAGGGAAATGCGATGTGTTATGGTTGTTTTGGTTTTTCTTATATTCTTTCCTTCCATGTAAGTTTACACAATTGACTGTAAAAATATGTTCATTTTACAACAGAGATTCCTGTTCCTGGTGATATGATATGCGCCTGAAAGGGCTATTTCACCTGCAACCCTTAATGCTCAACTTTATTATTCTTATTCAAGTATCTCGAGTAAAATTAAGGGAGAACTTGCCAAAAATGGGCATATTACGATCTCTTTATAATTAAAAAAAAATATCTAGGCTGCTTCAGCAGACGCGCTAAAATTTACTACGTGTCCGAATGTGTTTTTACTGACGAAATAAATGCAAGTACACCGAGCCAATCAAGACACAAGTTTTTTGCTTCATCTAGGAGAACAGTTTTGTGTCCACAGCATATTATCTTATGCAGAAATACAACAGGTAAAGGCATATTTTAATACAGAAATCAGAAGGCAAGAAAATAGTACTGTGCGAATGCAGGAAGATAGAAGAAAAATGGTAGTTTGTACCTTGACTTTTCCTCGGCTCAGCTATGCTAGGAACCAGTTTTGCTCTACTTGGCCATGCTATGTCAATCACTGTAAACAAGGTCAACATGGATTGAACCACGCTTAGTACCTCATTGTCCACAACCATAACAACATCTCAGGATTGAACCATACATATGCTTCATTGCTCACTCTCCACAAGTGTGCATCAGCCATTAGGCTCATTGAATCAAAGGGCATTGTATGCCGCAGCTGTAAGGTACAGAAAAGGCTACCTGTACATAATACGTGCAATCTAATGCATATTATCAAATAATAATTGATCACCAGCTATCCAGAAATTGATGGAGATCAACCATAACCATGTTAATTTCATTCCATAAACATTAAGTTGTACTGGCCTATTACTATTTCTGAACAAGATATGACGAATCTTGTCAGAGGCCACCAGCAGAGGGGATTTTTTCCCAGGAAACATATCGTAGTAAGGGCACTCCATTAACAAGAAAACGACTATGCAAAAAAAAAGTTACCTTTCTTTGGTCTCATATGCAGAGGATAGGATATTAAATTCCTTTGGGCATAGCATAACAAACATCATAGCTACTTCAGTTGAATGCAGTTATTCATACCAGAATCAATTAAATGCGCCCGTAAAAAACATACTCCGTACTTAAATATTCAAACACCACATCTTACACAAGGAAAAAAAGTTGATAGGTAAGCTATACGTAGACAGTGAACATAGCTAAAAACAGACTGCTGATATTATGCCAAAAAAATCTCTTCATATTCCCAAACATTAATGCCGTTCAGTATTTGGTTAACAGAGGGGGAGATTAAAATAACTCCATGATAGAGAAAAGCTTCGCTGGCAACCAAGAACAAAAGAGTACCCTATTCGGCCTCAGATATTAGTAATACTAGTGAACTCTATAGTTTGTCAGTGACAACCTGACATAACATGTTGGTGGAGTACCCACCAGAACCACCCAAAATGGTAACCTGGTAAGTGGTACGCTGAGCAAGGAAACCGATAAATGGCAAAACCTTCATTCTCACATAATTAAAGATATCTAACTATATTTTGGCATTACTAGAAAGGGTCAACTCTGGAGCAAGATTCGGAATCCACAGTTTCGCTTCAAAACGGCACGTTACAGTCCAGatgttactccctccgtttcatacTAGTTGTcgcagatatggatgtatctatacacgaaatgcgtctagatacatccaaatcagCGACAACTAATATGTCCCCTTGGCATGGTGATTTGTACGCATCAATAACAGAACTAATGGAATTGGAATATGAATGGTGGAAAATAAATACAGTTGCTGATTTGTGTGCATGTTAGATTTCCAACATGGGAGATATGaggtatcatatattggataaaggGATAGGAACAGAAGAGTCTCCCTGAACAAAACGGCCAAATTTGCAGACAAGCAAACAAAATGTAGCAGTATCACCAATTCCAAGTTTTAGATAAGAACAACAGCTGATATCAGATTCTTTTGGGACATACAGAATGACAATGTCTCTTCCTCACACTATCGGAATCATTGTTGAGATGACAGGACACATGGCCAGATGCCATACAAGATAATTTAGGAATGACTAGCCCCAGTCCGATCATTGTATCAAAAGGTAATTGTCAAAAGCAATAGAAGCTAGAACTCTACAGAAACTAGCAAATGCCAACAAATATATGCTTCAAAACAGCAGGTCAACACAGGCATACTGGAGTCAGCATCCACTGTTTTAATCAGCATTTAGAAGTTGCCTCTTCCTCCTGAAGAAGTTCTTTAGAAATAGCAGCTGGGTCTACCTCATAGCTATCTTTGGGGACATTTGGAGCTTCTTCCCCAGACATCCTGTAAACAGGAACCTGATGTGAAAACCGAAACATCTCTTCTTTTGGAATCCTCTTGATGGCATCACTGTCCTGATGATGCTGGAACACTGTTCGAAATCCAGTAACCTTAACTAAGGGAATGACAGAAATACCATGATCTTCATCATAATCATCCAGTACCTCAACCAGATCATAGACATGAAGCACATTATCAGGAGTATCTCCATTCCAATCTGGGGACCAATTTCGGTACAAAGCCCAGATATCACCTTTCCGTGGATAAATTTTGACCACCCCACGAGGACCTTTCTCCCATTTAATCTGGTGAGAGAACATGTTGATTATATCTATGGTTTCATATTTACCAATCCAGAAATCACCACATGTCTTTATGAAGCCGGATGAAACCCAACCCAACGGTCCAAATTCACTGTTTGTCCTCGATGCGAGATAACTTATCTTGACCTTAAACGGATTCAAGGAGATAAGTTTCTGAATATATGCGTAATAACGAGGCATACCATCTTCATCATCATATGAAGCCCAAATTTGATCACTTTGAAAAGACTTCTCAGTACGATCCTTATCAAAATCATGGAAATCAGGATCAGGAACAGTATAAGAGAAAGGGTCATCATCTTTGTTTTCAGCGCCTGTGCTGTTAGCAGAACCAATCTCCTCTGGATCAGCGCAAATACCATCATCTGATGCATGAGTTTCATTACCCTCAACATGTTTTTTGCTCGCTTTTACATCAAGAGTAACTTGAAAAGGTTTACTTCTCATCTCCTCTAGCTTCCCCCTCAAATCGCTCTTCATCTTGTCAATCAAAATTCTCCTAATGTCTGGCTGAGAGAAAGTCTTAGTTAAGCTGATCCGAGTAAAAGGCTTGGATCTCCAATTGGGTACACCATTAACACCTTGAAATTCAAAGGCTCCACTGTTGGCTGAAAATGGTATATTACCACCTGGCATTCTAACATAATTGGCCCATGGACCTGAGAAAATGGAGGAAGAACCAACTCCAGCTTCTTTACCCACAGTTTTCATCTTCTTTCCAGATGCACCATCATCCATTCCATGGTTAAAATTCTCCATATTTGCTTGCCTTTTTAGAGGATTGTGCTTCCTTTGAAGAGCATCTTCCCTTCTTGCTCCTCCTTGtgcctcctccctctctctcttaaCTTTCTCATACGTCTGATGAACCATGTTAGCAGCTTGAGCAGCAGCAGATGATGATGCAGTAGCACTAGCTGCACCAGCTGCCCTTGAGAACGGACCCCACTGGAATTTTTTGCCAGTGCTTGATTCTTGAGTTGCACCACCGATGTTTGAATCCCGTACTACATGAACATTCTCAGTTGGTGGCACTGGGACCTCTTTTGCTAGAAATGGCTCACGGCAGCTAGGGCAGCGAAGATTGTGATTTAAATACATTTTGAGATATTCAAGATTCATCTTGCATTTGTTGCAAGAGGTCCAAAATGTAGGATGTGTtgctggaggtggagatggacCAGGAGCCTGATGGTGAGGAGGCGGGCGctgtgggggtgggggcgggcgcTGGCGCTGGCGCACTGCAGATGTTGCTGATCCTGTCTTTTGGTTGTTTGCCCTTGCCTTGGAAGCGGGTGCTTTGGCTGCAAAATGATCGAAGCCGTTGGCTGCACCCGGAGTTACACTTGTCTTACTCGGTTGACATGTCTTCTGCTGTAGAACAATTAATTTCCTTTTTTGGTCGTACAGCGCTCTCTTGGTTTTATCGGACAGCACATTCCACGCCTCTTTAACCATCTGGAAAGCACCCTCAGCACCCACAGACTTGTTCTTGTCGGGATGGAGCTTGAGCAGCAAATCCCTGTACTTCTTCTTCACAGTTTCATCATCTGCAAACGTGTCCACGGAAAGGATAGAGTACCAGTCCTTCTCGCCAGCAATCTTCACCTCCGAAGAAAGGTAAACATCCAAGGTGGAGTTCAGCTGCTCAATGCCTTTGAGATCGGGAAAGAGTGTCTTGGCCTTGAGTGCGAATTTTTTCGCCCCCTGCAGGTCCCTGGACTCGAACTTCCTCTCTGCAATTTCCTTCGCCCTAAGGGCCTCATCCTTATTGCACTCCATTCCACCGCAGCTTGAAAAGGTACAAACAGCAGTCACGACGGATTCCGACAAATATCAGATCTCAGAGCCCCGCGACATCTTCCACCAATCAGCGCCGAGCGTTTCACGAAACGACAACCTTCCAAACCCTGCATAAAATGGAACCGAAAAAATCATATTCAAGTAACTGCAGACAAAAGATCTTTTTACAAATACAGCCCTCTCCAGCTTGACCGGACACTGAACTCAAACATTGCCCTAGCTAGAGTCATGCAGGATCAAATTGATTATCATACAGAATTTTAGTACAATTAAGCCATCCGGGTGCCCAACTTGAATTATAACTAGACAAAACTCAAGCAACTGCCTAGTGCCCAACCGGTGACAGGGGCGGCCCTAGATGGCGTGCCGGGTGTGCACCTGCACATCACGCCCAGGGGCTGCCTGCCCGGTCGAGGGCTAAAGCTCATCCTCGAGCTCCGCCGTGCGTCGGCGACGACCTCCGAGCGCCGCATCAGCGACCGGGGGAAGGGGATCTGGCGCCGCCGCTCGCTTTTAGGGTTAGGGCTCCGTAGCCGCTCGCGCGAGCGGCCCGGGAGCAGTTGTATGCTGGTTGATTTAACTAGGAATCACTGGACGAAAGCAATCTCATACCTCAACACCGCGGACGCGATGTCCCGACGAGGAAGAAGGTGATACGGCGATGGCTGCGGCGACGCGCGTGAGCGGCGGTGGTGGTTTGGAGTTTAGGCCTCGGCGGTGAGGTA
It includes:
- the LOC127349259 gene encoding probable inorganic phosphate transporter 1-4, whose amino-acid sequence is MAREQLQVLHALDEARTQRYHAWAVVIAGMGFFADAYDLFCITLVTRLLGRIYYHVPGRADPGRLPPRVDAAITGVTFCGMIVGQLLFGWLGDKVGRKKFYGKTVMLMIMGSFLSGLSFGNTAEGVMATLCFWRFWLGVGIGGDYPLSATIMSEYSNKRTRGSLIAAVFAMEGFGVLAGCIVTLVVSATFQARFNPPAYEEDPLASTPPQADYVWRIILMLGAIPAVFTYRWRVMMPETARYTALVARDAEKAARDMSKVLKVEFSGEPDKVEIITKDKDYGVFSGRFARRHGLHLVGAVACWFVLDVVFYSQNILQEEIFNDVKWVPEARTMSALEETYRVARGQAIIALCGTLPGYWFTIAFVDVVGRKAIQFLGFVMMKGLMLVVATFYHSLTQPGRRIWLVVMYTFTFFFANFGPNSTTFIIPAEIFPAHVRTTCHGISAAAGKVGAIVGSFGFLYASQRADGSDEAETGYPSGIGVRASLFVLAACNVLGILFTCLLPEPNGRSLEELSGEGSQATNGEDADLGDSKVLPL
- the LOC127297266 gene encoding ABC transporter B family member 20-like is translated as MQLCAMDSDKSVGWSWSRIYICACHMLLCLATFGSADEVLSDGEDMKNLKLECFRSLIGVVGCVPGTSMAALLGLSIQENIAYGRSATTYQIEYAADIAHAHTSISSLGKGLTVLGWAFGGTQDKALRSSPSILYWMRLLVLFIFEAEKAVQEALWLSVQVETDVRVSLFVRVRLNGIADGQHDIGLTDTTRSAS
- the LOC127297265 gene encoding uncharacterized protein → MECNKDEALRAKEIAERKFESRDLQGAKKFALKAKTLFPDLKGIEQLNSTLDVYLSSEVKIAGEKDWYSILSVDTFADDETVKKKYRDLLLKLHPDKNKSVGAEGAFQMVKEAWNVLSDKTKRALYDQKRKLIVLQQKTCQPSKTSVTPGAANGFDHFAAKAPASKARANNQKTGSATSAVRQRQRPPPPPQRPPPHHQAPGPSPPPATHPTFWTSCNKCKMNLEYLKMYLNHNLRCPSCREPFLAKEVPVPPTENVHVVRDSNIGGATQESSTGKKFQWGPFSRAAGAASATASSSAAAQAANMVHQTYEKVKREREEAQGGARREDALQRKHNPLKRQANMENFNHGMDDGASGKKMKTVGKEAGVGSSSIFSGPWANYVRMPGGNIPFSANSGAFEFQGVNGVPNWRSKPFTRISLTKTFSQPDIRRILIDKMKSDLRGKLEEMRSKPFQVTLDVKASKKHVEGNETHASDDGICADPEEIGSANSTGAENKDDDPFSYTVPDPDFHDFDKDRTEKSFQSDQIWASYDDEDGMPRYYAYIQKLISLNPFKVKISYLASRTNSEFGPLGWVSSGFIKTCGDFWIGKYETIDIINMFSHQIKWEKGPRGVVKIYPRKGDIWALYRNWSPDWNGDTPDNVLHVYDLVEVLDDYDEDHGISVIPLVKVTGFRTVFQHHQDSDAIKRIPKEEMFRFSHQVPVYRMSGEEAPNVPKDSYEVDPAAISKELLQEEEATSKC